The Deinococcus koreensis genome window below encodes:
- a CDS encoding NADH:flavin oxidoreductase/NADH oxidase, which translates to MTAATPLLFQPLKLQGLTLPNRVVVSPMCMYSSQSGLANEFHLVHLGQFALAGAGLIFTEAAAVSPEGRISPEDLGLWDDAQLVPLGRINDFIHAQGGRIGVQLAHAGRKASTFAPWRGQGAVPPEQGGWQVIGPDASAYSATFPVPQAMSLEEIARVAQAFVAATRRAEIAGFDAVEVHAAHGYLLHQFLSPLANSRSDEYGGSFENRVRLLLEVVRAVRRVWPLHKPLFVRLSATDWAPGGWDEQQTVALAGLLDKEGVDVLDISSGGLTPAQRITPGPAYQAGFAAQVKRAVPALGVMTVGMIDTPERAEGLLQNGDADLIALARPFLGDPHWAQAAAVKLGVKLDVAAQYQRGTRVV; encoded by the coding sequence ATGACCGCTGCCACCCCCCTCCTGTTCCAGCCCCTGAAACTGCAGGGCCTCACCCTGCCCAACCGGGTGGTGGTCTCGCCCATGTGCATGTACTCCTCGCAGAGCGGTCTGGCGAACGAATTCCATCTGGTGCACCTGGGGCAGTTCGCGCTGGCTGGCGCGGGCCTGATCTTCACCGAGGCCGCCGCCGTGTCGCCCGAGGGCCGCATCAGCCCCGAGGATCTGGGGCTCTGGGACGACGCCCAGCTCGTGCCGCTGGGCCGCATCAACGACTTCATCCACGCCCAGGGCGGTCGCATCGGGGTTCAGCTGGCGCACGCCGGGCGCAAGGCCAGCACCTTCGCCCCCTGGCGTGGGCAGGGCGCCGTGCCCCCCGAGCAGGGCGGCTGGCAGGTCATCGGCCCGGACGCCAGCGCCTACAGCGCCACGTTTCCCGTTCCCCAGGCCATGAGCCTGGAAGAGATCGCCCGGGTCGCGCAGGCCTTCGTGGCCGCCACCCGCCGCGCCGAGATCGCCGGGTTCGACGCCGTGGAAGTACATGCCGCCCACGGCTACCTTCTCCACCAGTTCCTCTCGCCGCTGGCCAACAGCCGCAGCGACGAGTACGGCGGCTCCTTCGAGAACCGTGTGCGCCTGCTGCTGGAGGTCGTGCGGGCGGTGCGCCGGGTCTGGCCGCTGCACAAACCGCTCTTCGTGCGCCTGAGCGCCACGGACTGGGCGCCCGGCGGCTGGGACGAGCAGCAGACCGTGGCCCTGGCGGGGCTGCTGGACAAGGAGGGCGTGGACGTGCTGGACATCAGCTCCGGTGGGCTCACTCCGGCCCAGCGGATCACGCCGGGGCCGGCCTATCAGGCGGGCTTCGCCGCGCAGGTCAAGCGGGCCGTGCCGGCGCTGGGCGTCATGACGGTGGGCATGATCGACACGCCGGAGCGGGCCGAGGGCCTGCTGCAGAACGGCGACGCCGACCTGATCGCGCTGGCCCGCCCTTTCCTGGGCGATCCCCACTGGGCGCAGGCGGCGGCCGTGAAGCTGGGCGTCAAGCTCGACGTCGCGGCGCAGTACCAGCGGGGCACACGGGTGGTCTGA
- the clpS gene encoding ATP-dependent Clp protease adapter ClpS: MTGRTPSHPGGETGTQTLERTATARPRLFRVLLLNDDYTPMDFVVMVLARYFRKSEQAAHMIMLAVHHKGQGVAGIYPRDVAETKVAQVTAHARSEGHPLMVVAQPEPGE, from the coding sequence ATGACGGGCCGCACTCCTTCCCACCCCGGCGGCGAGACCGGCACCCAGACCCTGGAACGCACGGCGACCGCCCGGCCACGCCTCTTCCGGGTGCTTCTGCTCAACGACGACTACACCCCCATGGACTTCGTGGTCATGGTGCTCGCGCGCTATTTCCGCAAGTCGGAGCAGGCGGCGCACATGATCATGCTGGCCGTGCACCACAAGGGCCAGGGCGTGGCCGGCATCTACCCGCGCGACGTGGCCGAGACCAAGGTCGCGCAGGTCACGGCGCACGCCCGCAGCGAGGGCCATCCTCTGATGGTGGTGGCGCAGCCGGAGCCGGGCGAATGA
- a CDS encoding ABC transporter permease, producing MTAAWNKVRVLFGAQFALMAEYRAEVVIWMLSGTLSLVMMLVWMAQAAAAPGGQIRGYTSADFATYFLSTWLVSQLLVVWVAWELDFEIRQGLLSPKLLRPLDPMWQHYLGHVSERFVRFVPMLGLVALFAWLSGARFTGEWWAYPVTLGLCVLGFSARFLWEYTIGLLAFWTESSTSFQEIVWLVYAALGGMFAPLAFYPEWVQRIAVWTPFPYMLGLPAQLLAGKATLAQAGQGALVMLGWLVVFWCLRLLVWRSGLRKYGAVGA from the coding sequence ATGACCGCCGCCTGGAACAAGGTGCGCGTGCTGTTCGGTGCCCAGTTCGCCCTGATGGCCGAGTACCGCGCCGAGGTCGTGATCTGGATGCTCTCGGGCACCCTGTCGCTGGTGATGATGCTGGTCTGGATGGCCCAGGCCGCCGCCGCGCCGGGCGGCCAGATCCGGGGGTACACCTCCGCCGATTTCGCCACCTATTTCCTCTCGACCTGGCTGGTGTCGCAACTGCTGGTCGTGTGGGTCGCCTGGGAACTGGACTTCGAGATCCGCCAGGGGCTGCTCTCGCCCAAGCTGCTGCGGCCCCTCGATCCGATGTGGCAGCACTACCTGGGCCACGTCTCCGAGCGCTTCGTGCGGTTTGTGCCCATGCTGGGGCTGGTCGCGCTGTTCGCGTGGCTGTCCGGGGCGCGCTTCACGGGCGAGTGGTGGGCCTACCCGGTCACCCTGGGCCTGTGCGTGCTGGGCTTCAGCGCCCGCTTCCTGTGGGAGTACACCATTGGCCTGCTGGCCTTCTGGACGGAGAGCAGCACCTCGTTCCAGGAGATCGTCTGGCTGGTCTACGCCGCGCTGGGCGGCATGTTCGCGCCTCTGGCCTTCTACCCGGAGTGGGTGCAGCGCATTGCCGTCTGGACGCCCTTTCCCTACATGCTGGGCCTGCCCGCGCAGCTCCTGGCCGGCAAGGCCACGCTGGCCCAGGCTGGGCAGGGCGCCCTGGTGATGCTGGGCTGGCTGGTCGTCTTCTGGTGCCTGCGCTTGCTTGTCTGGCGCTCGGGCCTGCGGAAATACGGGGCGGTGGGGGCGTGA
- a CDS encoding ABC transporter ATP-binding protein, translating to MPRVSVPEPALKAVDIQHSFAELSVLRGVSLEVRPGEVVAVTGPSGSGKSTLLHLLGGLDTPQGGEVWWAGERVDTLDTQVRASRRAGRVGLVFQHHYLLEDLNVLDNVMIPSRLAGQPDAGRARALLERVGLAGRDRDFPGVLSGGERQRVAVARALAAGPAVVLADEPTGSLDRANARLVAELLVSLAREHGAGVLLVTHDERLAAFADRVLHLLDGEFTDELPDYT from the coding sequence CAGCATTCCTTCGCCGAGCTGAGCGTCCTGCGCGGCGTGTCGCTGGAGGTGCGCCCCGGCGAGGTGGTCGCGGTGACCGGGCCGTCGGGCAGCGGCAAGAGCACGCTGTTGCACCTGCTGGGCGGTCTCGATACCCCGCAGGGCGGCGAGGTCTGGTGGGCCGGCGAGCGGGTCGACACGCTGGATACCCAGGTGCGCGCCAGTCGGCGGGCCGGGCGCGTGGGCCTGGTCTTCCAGCACCACTACCTGCTGGAGGATCTGAACGTGCTGGACAACGTGATGATCCCCAGCCGCCTGGCAGGCCAGCCCGATGCCGGCCGGGCCCGCGCGCTGCTGGAGCGAGTCGGGCTGGCCGGGCGCGATCGGGATTTCCCGGGGGTTCTGAGCGGCGGCGAGCGCCAGCGGGTGGCGGTGGCCCGCGCCCTGGCCGCCGGGCCCGCCGTGGTGCTGGCCGACGAACCCACCGGCAGCCTCGACCGCGCCAACGCCCGACTCGTGGCCGAACTGCTGGTCAGCCTGGCGCGCGAGCACGGCGCCGGGGTGCTGCTGGTCACCCACGACGAGCGGCTGGCCGCCTTCGCCGACCGGGTGCTGCACCTGCTCGACGGCGAATTCACCGACGAACTGCCGGACTACACCTGA
- a CDS encoding LCP family protein: MRFLVIVAVLLAGLVAVLSPAVPFLSRYGALPRTPDRPVTVLLAGVTPEYDENAPVWPYPAKPEAFNYITDTIVLAQIQPDGRANLMSIPRDTWLNIPGWGWGKINGANRHGGPDMLVSAVQSLTGVKVDAYALLSLYAVRALTDAAGGVTLTVPQRLKYDDNAGKLHIDLQPGRQHLDGVRAEGFLRFRKDNLGDIGRVARQQLFLGALIGQVRNPLNVWRLPMMVSAVDRNMKSNLGRDTVGAMLGAALRGPKLTMHTVPGTFGGGGTWVPDRAALGALVAKDFRDPNDPHSLRVAVVNLDAPDGSARRLQTRLSALGYRSVTIASEPRGPAPTTVSGSLAGRVRQDVGHGQVSAAPGIPGADVTIRLGSDTPAN; the protein is encoded by the coding sequence GTGCGTTTTCTTGTCATCGTGGCGGTGCTGCTGGCCGGGCTGGTCGCTGTCCTCTCTCCGGCCGTTCCCTTCCTAAGCCGCTACGGCGCCCTTCCCCGCACCCCGGATCGCCCGGTGACCGTGCTGCTGGCCGGCGTGACCCCCGAATACGACGAGAACGCGCCCGTCTGGCCCTATCCGGCCAAGCCCGAGGCCTTCAACTACATCACCGACACCATCGTGCTGGCGCAGATCCAGCCGGACGGCCGCGCCAACCTGATGAGCATCCCGCGCGACACCTGGCTGAACATTCCGGGCTGGGGCTGGGGCAAGATCAACGGCGCGAACCGCCACGGCGGCCCCGACATGCTGGTCTCGGCCGTGCAGAGCCTGACCGGCGTGAAGGTGGACGCCTACGCGCTGCTCTCGTTGTACGCCGTGCGCGCCCTGACCGACGCGGCCGGCGGCGTGACCCTGACCGTGCCCCAGCGCCTGAAGTACGACGACAACGCTGGCAAGCTGCACATCGACCTGCAGCCGGGCCGCCAGCACCTGGACGGCGTGCGGGCCGAGGGCTTCCTGCGCTTTCGCAAGGACAACCTGGGCGATATCGGGCGCGTGGCCCGCCAGCAGCTCTTCCTGGGCGCCCTGATCGGGCAGGTCAGGAATCCGCTGAATGTCTGGAGACTGCCCATGATGGTCAGCGCGGTCGACCGCAACATGAAGTCGAACCTCGGCCGCGACACGGTGGGCGCCATGCTGGGCGCGGCGCTGCGCGGCCCGAAGCTCACCATGCACACGGTGCCCGGCACCTTCGGGGGTGGCGGCACCTGGGTGCCGGATCGGGCGGCCCTAGGCGCCCTGGTGGCGAAGGACTTCCGCGATCCCAACGATCCCCACAGCCTGCGCGTGGCCGTCGTGAACCTGGACGCCCCGGACGGCAGCGCTCGGCGCCTGCAGACCCGCCTGAGCGCCCTGGGCTACCGCAGCGTGACCATCGCCAGCGAGCCGCGCGGCCCGGCCCCCACCACGGTCTCGGGCTCGCTGGCCGGGCGGGTGCGGCAGGACGTGGGCCATGGTCAGGTCAGCGCGGCGCCGGGGATTCCGGGCGCCGACGTGACGATCCGGCTGGGCTCGGACACGCCGGCCAACTGA
- the yidD gene encoding membrane protein insertion efficiency factor YidD has protein sequence MNRFDALVVRAIGRYQRSLSPHKGFRCAHAALHGGPSCSAQVARIVRQQGLVGGRRAVADQFRACRAAHRTLWEQARFAAPGGGSPLAFGSAPGGPRVRGVCCCGPLPIPFRCG, from the coding sequence ATGAACCGATTCGATGCGTTGGTCGTGAGGGCCATCGGCCGCTATCAGCGATCCCTGTCGCCTCACAAGGGATTTCGCTGCGCGCACGCCGCGCTTCACGGCGGCCCGAGCTGCTCGGCGCAGGTGGCGCGGATCGTCCGGCAGCAGGGGCTGGTCGGGGGGCGCCGGGCGGTGGCCGACCAGTTCCGGGCCTGCCGCGCCGCCCACCGCACGCTGTGGGAGCAGGCGCGGTTCGCCGCACCGGGAGGGGGCTCGCCCCTGGCGTTCGGGTCGGCCCCAGGCGGCCCGCGGGTGCGGGGCGTGTGCTGTTGCGGGCCGCTGCCCATCCCCTTCCGCTGCGGCTGA
- a CDS encoding ABC transporter permease, with translation MTRYLRLVRIFTGATISAQLEYRANFVGAVLASLGEVGVALLGIGVVFGQPGTTTVGGWTFREALLVTGFFMLTEGFISVFIQPNMSKIAEAIRTGSMDFTLLKPIDAQFNVSTRHLNVMRLPDILIGLGLIAYAAAGLTVTPGGVLSALLLYASALVIVYCIWLGLSTTAFWFVKTQNVTELFNGVFGAARFPATAFPVPVRFVLTFVVPVAFVTTVPAQAMTGRLTPTLALASPLVAAALFALTRWFWRRAVASYTSASS, from the coding sequence GTGACCCGCTACCTGCGCCTCGTCCGCATCTTCACGGGGGCGACGATCTCGGCGCAGCTGGAGTACCGGGCGAATTTCGTGGGCGCGGTGCTGGCGTCACTGGGCGAGGTCGGGGTGGCGCTGCTGGGGATCGGGGTGGTATTCGGGCAGCCGGGCACGACCACGGTGGGCGGCTGGACGTTCCGCGAGGCGCTGCTGGTCACGGGGTTTTTCATGCTCACGGAGGGCTTCATCTCGGTGTTCATCCAGCCCAACATGAGCAAGATCGCCGAGGCCATCCGCACCGGCAGTATGGATTTCACGCTGCTCAAGCCCATCGACGCGCAGTTCAACGTGTCCACGCGCCACCTGAACGTGATGCGGCTGCCGGACATCCTGATCGGGCTCGGGCTGATCGCATACGCCGCCGCCGGCCTGACCGTCACGCCCGGTGGGGTGCTGTCGGCGCTGCTGCTGTACGCCTCGGCGCTGGTCATCGTGTACTGCATCTGGCTGGGGCTGAGCACCACCGCCTTCTGGTTCGTCAAGACCCAGAACGTGACCGAGCTGTTCAACGGCGTGTTCGGCGCGGCGCGCTTCCCGGCCACCGCCTTTCCGGTGCCCGTGCGCTTCGTGCTCACCTTCGTGGTGCCCGTGGCCTTCGTGACCACCGTGCCCGCCCAGGCCATGACCGGGCGCCTGACGCCCACGCTGGCGCTGGCCTCGCCGCTGGTCGCGGCCGCGCTGTTCGCCCTGACCCGCTGGTTCTGGCGCCGGGCGGTCGCCAGCTACACCAGCGCCAGCAGCTGA
- a CDS encoding AAA family ATPase, translated as MIGEHLQITIGRAADYAREAGHEYVTQEHLLLALTHDPEAREALLALGVNVERLRELLEAELDVLEVVEDAEPDFTLGVHRVVQGAVLQLHASGKGSQQADGARVLVELLEEDDSAARAALEAQGVTRLDVLNYVSHGVAKVDSRSRERRVAGVDGPAPDENAAPEPSPLEAYTTDLTAQARAGAFDPVIGRETELERTVHILARRGKNNPVLVGEPGVGKTALAEGLAQRVADGRAPGFLKGASVYALDLGALLAGTRFRGDFEQRLRGVLAELDGQNAVLFIDELHTLVGAGATEGGSVDAANLLKPALARGKLRVLGATTPAELRHLEKDRALWRRFQTVEVPEPSEEDALAILRGLAGHYASHHGVTYTDAALEAAVSLSARYLRDRFLPDKAIDVLDEAGAARSSAGKKGEIAVPDIEATVARMARVPVGAVKAEEVTSLATLEADLRARVFGQDVAVDAVASAVKLARAGLRDPQKPQGMFLFAGPTGVGKTELARALADRLGIALTRFDMSEYQEPHTVARLIGAPPGYVGFDQGGLLTDAVAKSPHAVLLLDEIEKAHPDVYNIFLQLMDHGTLTDHAGKKVDGRGLILVFTTNAGAADASRPALGFSRVGRAGEAAEAVKRTFTPEFRNRLDAVIEFSALSREVMAGVVDKFLRELGAQLAGKNVTLQVTPAARAKLAELGYDPAMGARPLARVIEERIKRPLADQLLFGALQTGGQITVDVHEEGFQLT; from the coding sequence ATGATCGGCGAACACCTTCAGATCACCATCGGCCGGGCGGCGGACTACGCCCGCGAGGCCGGCCACGAATACGTGACCCAGGAGCACCTGCTGCTGGCCCTGACCCACGACCCCGAAGCGCGCGAGGCGCTGCTGGCGCTGGGGGTGAACGTCGAGAGGTTACGCGAACTGCTGGAGGCCGAACTGGACGTGCTGGAGGTCGTGGAGGACGCCGAACCAGACTTCACCCTGGGCGTCCACCGGGTCGTGCAGGGCGCGGTGCTGCAGCTGCACGCCAGCGGCAAGGGCAGCCAGCAGGCCGACGGCGCCCGGGTGCTGGTGGAACTGCTGGAGGAAGACGACAGCGCCGCCCGCGCCGCTCTGGAAGCGCAGGGGGTGACCCGGCTGGACGTGCTGAATTACGTGTCGCATGGCGTGGCGAAGGTGGACAGCCGCAGCCGGGAACGGCGCGTGGCGGGCGTGGATGGCCCGGCGCCCGACGAGAACGCGGCGCCGGAACCCAGCCCGCTGGAGGCGTATACCACCGACCTGACCGCCCAGGCCCGCGCCGGGGCCTTCGACCCGGTGATCGGCCGCGAGACCGAGCTGGAGCGCACGGTGCACATCCTGGCGCGGCGCGGCAAGAACAACCCCGTGCTGGTGGGCGAGCCCGGCGTGGGCAAGACCGCCCTGGCCGAGGGGCTGGCCCAGCGCGTGGCCGACGGCCGGGCGCCGGGATTCCTGAAGGGCGCGAGCGTCTACGCCCTCGACCTGGGGGCGCTGCTGGCGGGCACCCGCTTCCGGGGCGACTTCGAGCAGCGCCTGAGGGGCGTGCTGGCCGAGCTGGACGGACAGAACGCCGTGCTGTTCATCGACGAGCTGCATACCCTGGTCGGCGCCGGGGCCACCGAGGGCGGCTCGGTGGACGCCGCGAACCTGCTCAAGCCGGCGCTGGCCCGGGGAAAACTGCGGGTACTGGGAGCCACGACCCCGGCCGAGCTGCGCCATCTGGAAAAAGACCGCGCCCTGTGGCGCCGCTTCCAGACGGTCGAGGTGCCCGAGCCCTCGGAGGAGGACGCTCTGGCGATCCTGCGCGGGCTGGCGGGGCATTACGCCAGTCACCACGGCGTCACGTACACGGACGCGGCGCTGGAGGCGGCGGTCAGCCTGTCGGCGCGCTACCTGCGCGACCGCTTCCTGCCGGACAAGGCCATCGACGTGCTGGACGAAGCGGGCGCGGCTCGCAGTTCGGCCGGCAAGAAGGGAGAGATCGCCGTGCCCGACATCGAGGCCACCGTGGCCCGCATGGCCCGCGTGCCGGTGGGCGCCGTGAAGGCCGAGGAAGTCACGTCCCTGGCGACGCTGGAGGCCGACCTGCGGGCGCGGGTCTTCGGGCAGGACGTGGCGGTGGACGCGGTGGCGAGCGCCGTGAAACTGGCCCGCGCGGGGCTGCGCGATCCCCAGAAGCCCCAGGGCATGTTCCTCTTCGCCGGCCCCACGGGCGTTGGCAAGACCGAACTGGCCCGCGCGCTGGCCGACCGCCTGGGCATCGCGCTCACCCGCTTCGACATGAGCGAGTATCAGGAGCCGCACACGGTCGCCCGGCTGATCGGGGCGCCCCCTGGCTATGTGGGCTTCGACCAGGGCGGCCTGCTGACCGACGCGGTGGCGAAGAGCCCGCACGCGGTGCTGCTGCTCGACGAGATCGAGAAGGCGCACCCGGACGTGTACAACATCTTCCTGCAGCTCATGGATCATGGAACCCTGACCGACCACGCGGGCAAGAAGGTGGACGGGCGGGGGCTGATCCTGGTCTTCACGACCAATGCGGGCGCCGCCGACGCCAGCCGCCCCGCGCTGGGCTTCTCGCGGGTGGGCCGCGCGGGCGAGGCCGCCGAGGCCGTGAAACGCACCTTCACCCCCGAGTTCCGCAACCGCCTGGACGCCGTGATCGAGTTCAGCGCCCTCTCGCGCGAGGTCATGGCGGGCGTGGTGGACAAGTTCCTTCGCGAGTTGGGCGCGCAACTGGCCGGGAAGAACGTGACCCTGCAGGTCACCCCCGCCGCCCGGGCGAAACTAGCCGAGCTGGGCTACGACCCGGCGATGGGTGCGCGCCCGCTCGCCCGCGTGATCGAGGAGCGGATCAAGCGCCCGCTGGCCGACCAGCTCCTGTTCGGGGCTTTACAAACCGGTGGACAGATCACGGTGGACGTTCACGAAGAGGGCTTCCAGCTGACGTGA
- a CDS encoding alpha-amylase family glycosyl hydrolase codes for MTQRASLAGELKWWQSGIIYQIYPRSFQDSGDDGVGDLRGITARLPYVASLGVGAVWLSPIFTSPMRDFGYDVADYCDIDPLFGTLADFDALVQEAHRLGLKVMLDYVPNHTSSDHEWFQEALQGSHSARRDWYVWRDGAPGGGPPNNWISFFGGPAWTLDPASGQYYLHQFLPSQPDLNWRNPAVRAAMAEVLRFWMRRGVDGFRVDVIWLLAEDERFLDEPVNPAWTPGTVEHARLEHVYTQDQPETHAYVRELRAVLDEFDDCMMVGEIYLPLEKLLPYAGTPEAPMVHLPFNFHLILLPWQAGVVRAFADEYDAACRANGSWPNWVLGNHDQHRFKSRVGAAQYCVAQTLLLTLRGTPTVYYGDEIGLQNVPIPPERMVDPAGLQQPDVPAASRDPERTPMHWDASPNAGFTPPGVTPWLPVDENYAALNVQAQDTDPQSDLNYFRALSRLRREHPALVAGGYRSLETSSAEVFAFRREVGGETLSILLNFGAGTHDLDAPELAALRGGQTLLSSLNDQPGAHDPLRPNEARIVRH; via the coding sequence ATGACGCAGCGGGCATCCCTGGCAGGCGAACTCAAGTGGTGGCAGAGCGGGATCATCTACCAGATCTATCCCCGCTCCTTTCAGGACAGTGGCGACGACGGCGTGGGCGACCTGCGCGGCATCACCGCCCGCCTGCCCTACGTGGCCAGCCTGGGGGTGGGAGCGGTCTGGCTCTCCCCCATCTTCACCAGCCCCATGCGGGACTTCGGCTACGACGTGGCCGACTACTGCGACATCGACCCGTTGTTCGGCACGCTCGCGGATTTCGACGCGCTGGTGCAGGAGGCGCACCGGCTGGGCCTGAAGGTGATGCTGGACTACGTGCCCAACCACACTTCCAGCGACCACGAGTGGTTTCAGGAGGCGCTGCAGGGATCACACAGCGCGAGACGCGACTGGTACGTGTGGCGTGATGGGGCGCCCGGTGGCGGGCCGCCCAACAACTGGATCTCCTTCTTCGGCGGCCCGGCCTGGACGCTCGACCCGGCCAGCGGGCAGTACTACCTGCACCAGTTCCTACCCAGCCAGCCGGATCTGAACTGGCGGAACCCGGCCGTGCGCGCCGCGATGGCGGAGGTGCTGCGTTTCTGGATGCGCCGGGGCGTGGACGGCTTCCGGGTGGACGTGATCTGGCTGCTGGCCGAGGACGAGCGCTTTCTCGACGAGCCCGTGAACCCCGCCTGGACGCCGGGCACGGTGGAACACGCCCGGCTGGAACACGTCTACACCCAGGATCAGCCCGAGACCCACGCCTATGTCCGCGAGCTGCGCGCCGTGCTGGACGAGTTCGACGACTGCATGATGGTGGGCGAGATCTACCTGCCGCTGGAGAAGCTGCTCCCCTACGCCGGCACGCCGGAGGCGCCGATGGTGCACCTGCCCTTCAACTTCCACCTGATCCTGCTGCCCTGGCAGGCCGGGGTCGTGCGGGCCTTCGCCGACGAGTACGACGCGGCCTGCCGGGCGAACGGCTCCTGGCCCAACTGGGTGCTGGGCAACCACGACCAGCACCGCTTCAAATCGCGCGTGGGCGCCGCGCAGTACTGCGTGGCCCAGACCTTGCTGCTGACCCTGCGCGGCACGCCCACCGTGTACTACGGCGACGAGATCGGCCTGCAGAACGTGCCGATCCCCCCGGAGCGCATGGTCGACCCGGCGGGCCTCCAGCAGCCCGACGTGCCCGCCGCCAGCCGCGACCCCGAGCGCACGCCGATGCACTGGGACGCCTCGCCCAATGCCGGCTTCACCCCGCCGGGGGTCACGCCCTGGCTGCCGGTGGACGAGAACTATGCTGCCCTGAACGTGCAGGCGCAGGACACCGATCCGCAGAGCGACCTGAACTACTTCCGCGCCCTGAGCCGCCTGAGGCGCGAGCATCCGGCCCTGGTCGCGGGGGGCTACCGCAGCCTGGAGACCAGTTCGGCCGAGGTGTTCGCCTTCCGCCGGGAGGTCGGCGGCGAGACCCTGAGCATCCTGCTGAACTTCGGGGCTGGAACGCACGATCTGGACGCGCCTGAACTGGCGGCGTTGCGCGGCGGCCAGACCCTGCTGAGCAGCCTGAACGACCAGCCCGGCGCCCACGACCCCCTGCGGCCCAACGAGGCCCGGATCGTGCGGCACTGA
- a CDS encoding ABC transporter ATP-binding protein, translated as MTTSLPDAAVHVRDLRKQYAVHEKEPGLLGSVKAFVNRKTTYVEAVKGVSFDLAPGEVVGFLGPNGAGKTTTLKMLSGLLHPSGGTAQVGGFEPRRREAAFLKRITLVMGQKQQLMWDLPALDSFLVNQAIYEIPEAEYQATMREFTEVLSLEGILKKQVRKLSLGERMKCELAAALLHRPRVLFLDEPTIGLDVNMQEAVREFVRDYNRRYGATVILTSHYMADVTALAERILVIDKGELVFDGDLARLAEQGSGGKTIKLQFRQPVGAAQLAGYGQLVSSDGLSAELNVPRAEVSPRAARLLADFEVADLTVEDPPIEAVMAELFGRSDRTDTVPAPEAAPA; from the coding sequence ATGACCACCTCCCTCCCGGACGCCGCCGTCCACGTCCGCGACCTCAGGAAGCAGTACGCCGTCCACGAGAAGGAGCCGGGCCTGCTGGGCAGCGTGAAGGCCTTCGTGAACCGCAAGACCACCTATGTGGAGGCCGTGAAAGGCGTGTCCTTCGATCTGGCCCCTGGCGAGGTCGTGGGCTTCCTGGGGCCGAACGGGGCGGGAAAGACCACCACCCTCAAGATGCTCTCGGGCCTGCTGCATCCCTCGGGGGGCACGGCCCAGGTCGGCGGCTTCGAGCCCCGGCGGCGCGAGGCAGCCTTCCTGAAACGGATCACGCTGGTAATGGGCCAGAAGCAGCAGCTGATGTGGGATCTGCCCGCGCTGGATTCCTTTCTGGTCAATCAGGCCATCTACGAGATCCCGGAGGCCGAGTATCAGGCGACCATGCGCGAGTTCACGGAGGTGCTCTCGCTGGAGGGCATCCTGAAAAAGCAGGTGCGCAAGCTCTCGCTGGGCGAGCGCATGAAGTGCGAACTGGCGGCCGCCCTGCTGCACCGCCCGCGCGTGCTCTTCCTGGACGAGCCGACCATCGGCCTGGACGTGAACATGCAGGAGGCCGTGCGCGAGTTCGTGCGCGACTACAATCGCCGCTACGGAGCGACCGTGATCCTGACCAGCCACTACATGGCCGACGTGACCGCGCTGGCCGAGCGCATCCTGGTGATCGACAAGGGCGAACTGGTCTTCGACGGCGATCTGGCGCGGCTGGCCGAGCAGGGGAGCGGCGGCAAGACCATCAAGCTGCAGTTCCGGCAGCCGGTGGGCGCCGCGCAGCTCGCGGGCTACGGGCAACTGGTCTCCAGCGACGGCCTGAGCGCCGAGCTGAACGTGCCGCGCGCCGAGGTCAGCCCGCGCGCCGCGAGACTGCTCGCCGACTTCGAGGTGGCCGACCTGACTGTGGAAGACCCGCCCATCGAGGCCGTGATGGCGGAACTGTTCGGCCGGTCTGACAGAACGGATACCGTGCCAGCGCCTGAGGCGGCCCCGGCATGA